One window from the genome of Rhodococcus sp. ABRD24 encodes:
- the kstR gene encoding cholesterol catabolism transcriptional regulator KstR — translation MTTSSRSQAAGGTVTTLSEDDLSSNAQRERRKRILDATLALASKGGYEAVQMRAVAERADVAVGTLYRYFPSKVHLLVSALAREFEKIESKGKIPPGQSALERMQLILGQITKAMQRDPLLTEAMTRAFMFADASAAAEVDQVGKLMDTLFARAMTDGKPTEEELAIARVISDVWLSNLVAWLTRRSSATDVAKRLELTVELLLGEGFRTPL, via the coding sequence ATGACCACCTCATCTCGATCCCAAGCTGCAGGGGGCACCGTCACTACCCTCAGCGAGGACGATCTCAGCTCGAACGCTCAGCGCGAGCGTCGCAAGAGAATCCTGGACGCCACCCTGGCGCTCGCCTCCAAGGGAGGCTACGAGGCCGTGCAGATGCGCGCAGTGGCCGAGCGGGCCGATGTCGCCGTCGGAACCCTGTACCGCTACTTTCCGTCCAAGGTGCATCTCCTGGTATCCGCCCTGGCACGCGAGTTCGAGAAGATCGAGTCCAAGGGCAAGATCCCCCCTGGCCAGAGCGCGCTCGAGCGGATGCAATTGATCCTCGGCCAGATCACGAAGGCCATGCAGCGCGACCCCCTCCTCACCGAGGCGATGACCCGCGCCTTCATGTTCGCCGACGCGTCCGCGGCCGCCGAGGTGGACCAGGTCGGAAAACTCATGGACACCCTGTTCGCGCGTGCCATGACCGACGGTAAGCCCACCGAGGAAGAGCTCGCGATCGCGCGGGTCATCAGCGATGTGTGGCTGTCGAACCTCGTCGCCTGGCTCACTCGCCGGTCCTCGGCTACCGACGTCGCAAAGCGGCTGGAACTGACCGTCGAACTCCTCCTCGGCGAAGGATTCCGCACCCCGCTGTAA